The DNA segment TATATTTCAAAGCTAACATATGCATTGACGAAAAAAcagatctgatttttttttttaatttcataccTAGATCCATTGAGAGTGCGCATTTAGCTTCTTTAAGCTCTTAGTACTTCTGAATGAAGGATATACATTCATTATGGAccaaatattatcaaatttgagtagttttaataaaaaatgtaatcttgaaattcaaaattttgagttttaagGACAAAATGATatgcaaataaaatatttatatatgtaagaaTTGAGATAAGAAGAtgtataaattgttttttgtacATTTAGAGATTTTTTCGGTTATtatagtcaaaaaaaaaatatagattaaatatataatgtttaaaacaaaataatttttatttggtgTGAttcacatttattttatttttttaacaaaataaattaaaccacatcttttaatatatctataattttaatatctaaaCTTTGTATTTTGTTCCATCTTTTTATTAAGGTGTGTATTTTTTAGATCAAGTTCTTATATTTAGCAATAACCAAACTATCTTTAAGTAACTTAGATTTGAAATCAAACATTTCTTATAATTGTAGATTGAAACGATGCTAAATAGCATTCAGAGCAATATTAGCCAATAAACAGTATCAAATTTAGACTTCAGAAACAGTGAATACGATGGATCATTTGGTTTAAAGAAATTTCCTACTTGTTTTGCATTTCCAAACCGGATAATAATCAGAGAAATTGAATATGAACTATTAAGATCATAAACAAAATAGTTGGCATCattataatttgttattttttgtcatcaacttaaaTAGACTCGATTAAAACTCTTCTAACCAAGAAATAGACTTAGTTTCAGTTTCTAATTTGTTAATATCCATTTACTAGTTATCCCAAATatcacaacatatatatatatatatataaaggtaaatcttaaataataattgtttgagaaccttaaataataattattacgTGTTCTTCGAATGAAATGAAGTACTTTTcttgtggaaaaaaaaataattattaaaattattcatttatCAATTATCCAAAATAGCAcgacaaataaatatatacttcaTAGAGTCGGTACAATATTATTGTTATATAGTATTAAAATAGATACTAATTAACTAATGACTCAGCTAAAAATttcctatatatttttaaaaaaacattacaacatttgaaGCAGCCACGTATCATCACCacaataatttttgaaattcttAAAGAAATAGATTGgaccatctaaatatataataaatttttattaaactaatcataaattaattattaatgttcttcatgatttccttaaataaaaattacagaatTCCTTAATgtggttaatatatatatgataattaatgatttcaagaataaagatttgattaaaaaattattttatcctttatcgtttttttattttaacttattaaaataaattaaacaaccacgtTAGCTttgtagtttaaatttaaatttttccgtacatgttatatttttaatttttaaagacgactataaattattaaaactattaaaagtctcacattaaaaaatttgtgatccatggtttaaaatttatgttatgacaagatacaaatgattacaaaatcatataagtaagaagtctcatttaacaaatattaagttgatatattaatatcgtttaaattaaactatgtacTACCATATAaagatacaaaaatattttaattttaaaacttgctttgaacaatttttgttttgataaagctttgaacaaatattaacaaattaatatttaaattttaatatttgcatGCATTgtactttttgaaaaaaattataaattactaaattattaaacatttcacaatgaaaattttgttattcgTGATTCAAAGTTTTTggtataaaagatacaaatgatcaaaaaaacaatatgaatataatatattattaaatagatatctttttttgtcgacattatttaatagatatcaatattaaaaatgtactctatatatgttaatataatttaaaattaattatataccatataaaacagaaaaaatgtttatttggtttaataaaatttatttatatgttcacaccactttaattatatacataatagttactaaatttttaattatttaatttagttttattaatgcattataaataaaataatatataatacattaaaataatttttatataatgtttattctgCGAAAGGGATGGGTCTTAATCTAGTTACTAAAAATaggataaataataaaataacctaaaattatggattagacaAAAGTAAGCAAAatcaattttcaaataatattatagatagaTACAATAAAGTTCTATTTAAAGATTATAAAAGTTGTTTATCAAGTGATAAAATCCGCTTGTTCATTTGGTAAATGGATtgtaaaacaattattttttaggCGGTTTGTAACCTTGTCTCAATCCTAAACTATAAGAGAGGGAagttttttgattaaaattaaaaaaaaagggaggGAAGCTTTTCTACTTACTATTCGTAACACtaacagaaaaaaaacttaatgactttcatttattatttacgAAAAAGGACTTATTTCGTGACACCTAGCCTTGTCCTATAAATACACCCATACGATGCTATCATCTCATATCActaaccaaaaaacaaaactaaaacatgGGGTTCTTGGGTAAGAGTGTATTGGTGAGTCTCATTGCACTTTGGTGCTTCACTTCCTCTGCCTTCACTGAAGAAGTGAACCATGTGACTCAAACACCTTCTTCTGCTCCTGCTCCGGCTCCTTACCACCACGGCCACCACCACCCACACCCTCCCCATCCCCACCATCCTCACCCGCACCCTCCGGCAAAAGCCCCTGTTAAGCCACCGGTTTCTCCACCAGCTAAACCTCCGGTTAAGCCTCCAGTTTACCCTCCAGCCAAAGCCCCAGTCAAGCCCCCAACTAAGCCCCCTGTTAAACCACCAGTTTCTCCACCAGCCAAACCTCCGGTTAAGCCCCCGGTTTACCCTCCGACCAAAGCCCCGGTTAAGCCCCCAGTTAAACCTCCAGTTAAGCCACCAGTTTCACCACCAGCCAAGCCTCCGGTTAAGCCCCCTGTTTACCCTCCGACCAAAGCCCCTACTAAGCCCCCAACTAAACCCCCGGTTAAGCCTCCTGTCTCTCCTCCAGCCAAGCCACCGGTGAAGCCACCGGTTTACCCGCCGAAGTTTAACAGGAGCCTAGTCGCCGTTCAGGGTACGGTCTTCTGCAAAAGCTGCAAATACGCTTCTTACGACTCGCTCACTGGCGCCAAACCAGTTGAAGGTTAGAATCTTTTTAGTATTTTGTTCATATTTCATACGCAAATACCTCATTGATATACTAGTTCTGAACCGACCTAACTTGCTGCTGCTCTGCATAAGCATTTATTCAATAGTTTACACGTATATTTGTACAACAATACGTATTTACAAGCTCTCAGAAATACGTATATACTTGATACCTATCATTACGCAAACTTCGAAAAATAATTCAAACCTCAAAACGTTTAAGTGGACCATAGCTACGAGACTACATGTTTCGAGAAAgaggtaaaaaataaataaagtgacTATACTATATACACTCTTGCACTCTTCAGTCACTGTTTTACAGTCTGTCCCATAAATTTTACGAAcccaagaaaaataataaaaaagcaCTAAACTGTTTCCATTAGTCCAAAACAAAATCTAACGgatattattatttctttaggTGCAAAGGTGAGACTAGTTTGTAAGAGCAAGAAGAACATAGTCGCAGAGACCGAGACAGACAAGAACGGATACTTCTTGTTGTTGGCTCCGAAGACGGTGACCAACTTCGGTTTCAGAGGATGTCGTGCGTATCTTGTGAAATCAAAGGACTACAAATGCAATAAAGTCTCCAAGCTCTTCGGTGGAGATGTCGGCGCCGTACTCAAGCCGGTGAAAACGCCGGGAAAATCTTCGGTGGTCATTAACAAACTCACCTACGGTGTCTTTAACGTCGGTCCTTTTGCGTTCGACCCAGTATGCCCCAAATGAAGATGATTGAGATGCTCTGGTTACTTTCTTGAATACGTTAAGTTCAAAAGAGTGAATTGGGAGAGAGCGAGTTATGTGTTTCCGCGTTGCAAGTGTTATCTTAGCTAGATTTAAGTTAAATGTTTGTGTTTTATGAATGTggtctttttaatgaatgtgtCCTTAAGTGACGTTTAAAGTTTCGTTTGAATAAAAATAGCCATATTCAAGAAGATCATCGGTTTTATCTACTGTAGAGAAGATCACTGTAATGGGATGATATCATTTAATGGTACATTGAATGCGTAAAGGAAATGAAAGGCATTTGTGTTTCGAAGCCTGTATAAATGGACGCATGATACTTATTACATTTACAAATATAGATGGCATCCATCTCACCAAAATTGTCagtattaaaataatgaaaattttgaaaaggagaaaaagaaacCTCTCAGTCTCataacatatttaaattatattaatattatatacaataaataaaattttgccAATAAGAAGATGCTTTAACTATGGAAATATACCATGGGAAATATATCATTgcaatttgaacaaaaaaaaaatatcattgcaAAGAACGAGTAGCTTTTTTTTGGTAGGAGCAAAGAACGAGTAGCTTGTactagtatttttgaatttctatTTTCCTAATACTTGatcaaattaaaatgttttatagtTACGCTGCAGACAAAAACAGATGATTACAAAGAATGGTAATAATGACGAAAGGAAGGGAGAATCATCGAATAGGGTTTTCTACTTTCTAGTGGGTTCTTGGATTCGGAGAAAAATCAGCTGTGAAATTGTCGGCCACGTGTCTGACATAATTTCCCATCACATCTCAAAGTTCAAAAAAGACAAGTTAATTTCaagataacaaacaaaaaaaaaaatttaagtcgATCGCTCGTTGAAATTGAAAGTGATTGACAAGAAGAAAGGGTCTATGGGCCAGTGGCGCGACGATCTAGTGATGCACTTTCACAGTGACCAATAATTTTCAGTATGTTTTCTTGTGCCTTTTTAAATTGATGGACGAAAGATTATACTACCATATTACCATGTTTTTGTTTGAGAGTTTTTTCATAGGCCTCTATCTTAGATGATCTTTAGGGCCTTTACCCTTTTATAACAAGGTCTCAAATGTCTATTTTATTGCTCGTCATTTGAAAAAATTGCCAACAAACGAAGTAAACATCcagtatttagatttttatactCTAATCAAACTGAAAATTTTCAGACATAAACTATATTGAACCACAGTAGTTCAGTTTGTTGGAAACCGATCAAAATGTTCAAGGAGCTCaagtaaaataaatgttttcagGAAGAGAGTAAGCTTGGGAAGCTTATAAGGTTTTGAAAGGGTTTCTACTTTAGCTCATAGCATGAAGCCTGCTCAACATGTGGTTCTCTTAAAGAAGCTAACCGGGTTATTAGACGTTGGTTTAGGGCTTTAGATTCCGGTTCAACGGAattattttgttgtttcttAGAAGGAATTTTATGGTGGTGGTGAACAGACTCCCTGCACCAGTATCATGATTGAGAATTGAGATTTGTATGACAGCTGCTTATGTCCTAATtcatctatgttagtatcaaatttctaaaagaaaataaaaattaggtgATTGTTTTTGTCTTTCGGTACGTGGGATACACGGCCCAACTTTGTCGGATATATTTCTTAACTCACACTGAGCTTGA comes from the Brassica napus cultivar Da-Ae chromosome A7, Da-Ae, whole genome shotgun sequence genome and includes:
- the LOC106358056 gene encoding non-classical arabinogalactan protein 31; its protein translation is MGFLGKSVLVSLIALWCFTSSAFTEEVNHVTQTPSSAPAPAPYHHGHHHPHPPHPHHPHPHPPAKAPVKPPVSPPAKPPVKPPVYPPAKAPVKPPTKPPVKPPVSPPAKPPVKPPVYPPTKAPVKPPVKPPVKPPVSPPAKPPVKPPVYPPTKAPTKPPTKPPVKPPVSPPAKPPVKPPVYPPKFNRSLVAVQGTVFCKSCKYASYDSLTGAKPVEGAKVRLVCKSKKNIVAETETDKNGYFLLLAPKTVTNFGFRGCRAYLVKSKDYKCNKVSKLFGGDVGAVLKPVKTPGKSSVVINKLTYGVFNVGPFAFDPVCPK